A region of Candidatus Poribacteria bacterium DNA encodes the following proteins:
- a CDS encoding SDR family oxidoreductase, giving the protein MRYKGRVALVTGASRGIGQATALKLASEGATVAVHYSRAVEKAEAVCEQIRNLGQTAIPVQADIADRDAVNRMVTRVAEELGTIELLVNNAGEVGDVAFDELAPEHWDRIIAINLTGPFNVLWAVKPGMIERQFGRIVNVSSIAALAVRPNQLPYAAAKAGVIALTKSCCGPLAPHNIRINSVAPGAIATDMLGEVSAEMVEHLRSTTPLGRLGEPEEMADVIAFLLSEESSYMTGSTVIASGGRILIP; this is encoded by the coding sequence ATGAGATACAAGGGAAGGGTTGCATTGGTAACCGGCGCGAGCCGTGGGATAGGACAAGCAACCGCACTTAAACTCGCCAGTGAAGGAGCGACTGTCGCCGTCCACTATTCTCGCGCCGTTGAAAAAGCCGAAGCCGTCTGTGAGCAGATTCGCAACTTGGGACAAACAGCAATACCTGTTCAAGCCGATATTGCTGATAGAGATGCCGTAAACAGAATGGTCACGAGGGTGGCGGAAGAACTCGGGACAATCGAACTATTGGTAAACAATGCCGGAGAGGTCGGTGATGTGGCGTTTGACGAACTCGCGCCTGAACATTGGGACAGGATTATTGCGATTAATCTGACAGGTCCCTTCAACGTGTTATGGGCAGTCAAACCCGGGATGATTGAGAGGCAGTTTGGGCGCATCGTCAACGTGTCCTCAATCGCTGCGTTGGCAGTCCGTCCGAACCAATTGCCTTATGCAGCAGCGAAAGCCGGCGTCATTGCCTTGACGAAATCGTGCTGTGGACCGCTTGCACCGCACAACATCCGTATCAATTCAGTCGCACCCGGGGCAATCGCGACAGATATGTTAGGGGAAGTCTCAGCAGAGATGGTGGAACACCTTCGGTCTACGACACCCCTCGGCAGGCTCGGTGAACCGGAAGAGATGGCAGATGTAATAGCGTTCCTCTTGAGCGAGGAATCGAGTTATATGACAGGTTCGACGGTCATTGCGAGTGGTGGCAGAATCCTTATTCCTTAA
- a CDS encoding prepilin peptidase: protein MWVFIFLFGLAIGSFLNVCIHRIPLSDVSIHSPRRSFCPECKKPINFYDNIPVLSYLLLRGRCRSCKAKISVIYPLVELATAALFLFMFYHFGVTLEFLLAIAFIAVLLPISVIDGRHYIIPNVLIVTGLILGSVIVCAIAYQRADVSYLLTRLIGAVAGWTALWLIAVVGSAILRKKAMGGGDIKLMALNGLFLGAWPELVMVIAFSALSGAIVGSALILSGRKGRQSPIPYGPFLAGAAVLVLLWGDRLWGTYLRFVGWN, encoded by the coding sequence ATGTGGGTCTTTATTTTTCTTTTTGGGCTGGCAATCGGCAGTTTTCTCAATGTATGTATCCACCGTATTCCGCTCTCAGACGTATCGATTCATTCGCCACGCCGCTCTTTTTGTCCTGAATGTAAGAAACCGATAAACTTTTATGACAACATCCCCGTTTTGAGTTATCTGCTTTTGCGAGGAAGGTGTCGGTCTTGTAAGGCGAAAATTTCCGTTATATACCCGTTGGTTGAATTAGCGACAGCTGCCTTGTTTCTGTTCATGTTCTACCACTTCGGGGTAACCCTCGAATTTCTACTCGCAATTGCTTTCATCGCTGTGTTGTTGCCGATCTCTGTCATCGATGGAAGGCACTATATTATTCCAAACGTCCTCATCGTGACGGGATTGATTCTCGGTTCAGTGATTGTCTGTGCGATCGCATATCAACGTGCCGATGTGTCGTATCTGCTCACGCGCCTCATCGGTGCCGTTGCTGGATGGACGGCGTTATGGTTGATTGCCGTAGTTGGGAGTGCTATCTTACGCAAAAAAGCGATGGGGGGTGGCGACATCAAACTGATGGCACTCAACGGATTGTTCCTCGGTGCGTGGCCCGAACTCGTGATGGTAATCGCCTTCTCTGCCCTGAGTGGTGCGATCGTCGGGAGTGCCTTGATTCTCTCTGGACGGAAAGGTCGGCAGAGCCCTATCCCGTATGGCCCCTTCCTCGCCGGTGCCGCTGTGCTTGTGCTTTTATGGGGGGATAGACTCTGGGGGACCTACTTGCGATTCGTTGGATGGAATTAA
- a CDS encoding ubiquinol-cytochrome c reductase iron-sulfur subunit yields MEKKGRRSFFEIATAFIGGIISLAAGIPLIGFAISPAFKKGESKWVDLGLAARLKNSRFKKVDYTFTAKDGWVKATKKRSVYVTDVGNGEWHVFSRICSHLGCLVRWDEQKESFLCPCHGAVFDKNGIVVAGPPPRPLQKLQTKVEAGILYVKDF; encoded by the coding sequence ATGGAGAAAAAGGGGAGACGTTCATTTTTTGAAATTGCAACAGCATTCATTGGCGGCATAATAAGCCTCGCGGCGGGTATCCCGCTTATCGGCTTTGCGATTTCACCTGCCTTCAAGAAAGGGGAATCGAAATGGGTCGATCTGGGTCTCGCCGCCCGACTCAAAAACAGCCGTTTTAAAAAGGTGGACTATACCTTCACTGCAAAAGACGGCTGGGTCAAAGCAACGAAAAAACGTTCTGTCTACGTAACTGACGTAGGTAACGGAGAGTGGCATGTCTTCTCACGCATCTGTTCACACCTCGGCTGCCTTGTCCGATGGGATGAGCAGAAGGAATCCTTCCTCTGTCCGTGTCACGGTGCGGTGTTCGATAAAAACGGAATTGTTGTTGCCGGCCCCCCGCCGCGTCCCTTGCAGAAACTCCAAACGAAGGTCGAAGCCGGCATTTTATACGTAAAGGATTTTTAA
- a CDS encoding site-specific DNA-methyltransferase produces MKNCNLKAQFGSGLQTHIEGILFPTDPEPEVPTDDTESDGVALVSFRELVPEIKDTGYLTHAIFAYPAKFIPQVVRYAINTYTKEGDWIIDPFAGSGTVGVEAYLCKRNAVLLDLNLLLNHIMPLKIYSGKDRLDEEHLCKLLDGMRESSHLFIPAWSNVTYWYAPEILEVLSRYWGFINNMDGGVYSTIIKSALLKVNRRFSYTEDRTPKLAKSKRKLNVIAELLKENWREQLDEMVYSLSLKTLKNLNDFVMHTQHQCEHLGTVEFHGGVDSSYVPVSRECDALITSPPYLQAQEYIRSTKRDLFWLGHTEEEIRELSRLEIPYRKADRLIQTETLNKIREMLTRDDLQKRLDSYFCHTVNALENSMNQLRPGAAACIFVGNPRIDGITVELWRILVEYFTERGFVFEKVYEDKIKTRKLFGARKNKNPDGMKSEFLLILKKSITYQASSRQCGSVLEDKEYPSRVPRKSPDSDAS; encoded by the coding sequence ATGAAAAACTGTAATCTGAAAGCACAATTCGGGAGCGGTTTGCAAACCCATATTGAAGGCATACTTTTCCCTACAGACCCCGAACCTGAGGTCCCAACAGACGACACTGAATCTGATGGCGTAGCGTTGGTTTCGTTTCGAGAACTCGTCCCTGAAATCAAGGATACCGGTTATCTGACACACGCTATTTTCGCGTATCCTGCGAAATTTATCCCGCAAGTCGTCCGGTACGCTATTAACACCTACACAAAGGAAGGAGATTGGATTATCGATCCGTTCGCCGGTTCAGGGACCGTAGGTGTCGAAGCGTATCTGTGTAAACGCAATGCTGTTCTACTCGATCTCAACCTACTCTTAAACCATATCATGCCACTGAAAATTTACAGTGGAAAAGACAGATTGGATGAAGAGCATTTGTGTAAACTGTTAGATGGTATGAGAGAAAGTAGCCACCTGTTTATACCTGCTTGGTCGAATGTTACATACTGGTACGCACCTGAAATCCTCGAAGTTTTATCACGCTATTGGGGTTTCATCAATAATATGGACGGTGGTGTCTATTCTACCATTATCAAATCGGCATTGCTAAAGGTGAACAGACGCTTCTCCTATACAGAAGACAGAACACCTAAGCTTGCCAAATCCAAGCGTAAATTGAACGTGATAGCGGAGCTGCTCAAGGAAAATTGGCGAGAACAGTTAGATGAGATGGTATATAGTCTATCCTTGAAAACATTAAAAAACCTCAATGACTTCGTGATGCATACACAGCACCAGTGTGAACATCTGGGGACGGTTGAATTTCATGGGGGTGTGGATTCGTCTTATGTCCCCGTGTCAAGAGAATGCGATGCGTTAATCACATCGCCGCCGTATCTCCAAGCGCAAGAATACATCCGCTCTACAAAGAGGGACCTCTTCTGGTTAGGACACACTGAAGAAGAGATTCGTGAATTATCACGGCTTGAAATCCCATATCGGAAAGCAGATCGACTGATTCAGACCGAAACGTTGAACAAAATCAGGGAGATGCTCACTCGGGACGACCTACAGAAACGGCTCGACTCCTATTTCTGCCATACGGTCAACGCACTTGAAAATTCGATGAATCAACTGAGACCGGGGGCAGCCGCTTGTATTTTCGTCGGCAATCCACGGATTGACGGCATAACGGTTGAACTGTGGCGGATATTGGTGGAGTATTTTACGGAACGTGGGTTTGTGTTTGAAAAAGTCTACGAGGACAAAATTAAGACGCGGAAACTCTTCGGTGCCCGAAAAAATAAGAACCCGGATGGAATGAAGTCAGAATTCCTGCTGATTTTAAAGAAAAGCATTACCTATCAAGCATCTTCTCGGCAGTGCGGATCTGTTCTTGAAGATAAGGAATATCCTTCGCGCGTTCCAAGAAAATCTCCAGATAGCGACGCATCATGA
- a CDS encoding Gfo/Idh/MocA family oxidoreductase codes for MANQTYRVGIIGCGGMGRSHSRAWTAHPKAQVVAAMDIYEEAAQRVSDEYDVPAIYTNVDEMLAKEDLDIASITTWQGPRAEATVAAAKAGVKGIIGEKPMAASLGQADAMIAACEENDVKLIIGHQGRYAPANIETRRLVAAGAIGEPTTVHHSAKRHAGLLNTGTHAIDGWRFMLSDPETLWVIGQTSRTTDRWERRTICEDLCMGLVCFEGGARGIYEGDLPEPSVSHPRIAGTEGQIRNGPDGTLLLQNGDAQGWQTITPPPQTKNQYDEFIEWIEGEIPDHRGSGVQARYTLEIMMAIYESLRIKNVVQIPMETKELPLELMVNDGTLPVLEEGRYDLRKPFEGQTWKKP; via the coding sequence ATGGCAAATCAGACATATCGCGTTGGAATCATTGGCTGCGGTGGAATGGGTAGATCTCATTCCAGAGCATGGACCGCACATCCGAAAGCACAAGTTGTCGCAGCCATGGACATCTATGAAGAAGCGGCGCAACGCGTCTCGGATGAATACGATGTTCCGGCTATCTATACAAACGTTGATGAAATGTTGGCAAAAGAGGACTTGGACATCGCCAGTATCACAACCTGGCAGGGACCGCGGGCAGAAGCCACGGTTGCAGCGGCGAAAGCAGGCGTAAAAGGCATTATCGGTGAGAAACCGATGGCAGCCTCACTCGGACAAGCCGACGCTATGATCGCTGCCTGTGAAGAGAACGATGTCAAGCTTATCATCGGCCACCAAGGTAGATATGCGCCGGCAAATATAGAGACTCGCAGGCTCGTCGCCGCAGGGGCGATTGGTGAACCAACAACCGTCCACCACAGTGCGAAAAGGCACGCAGGATTGTTGAACACAGGCACACACGCAATCGATGGTTGGCGTTTCATGCTGTCCGATCCTGAAACACTCTGGGTCATTGGGCAGACCTCTCGGACGACCGATCGGTGGGAACGCCGCACGATTTGTGAGGACCTCTGTATGGGTTTAGTCTGCTTTGAAGGCGGGGCACGCGGTATCTACGAAGGCGATCTGCCGGAACCGTCAGTCTCCCATCCCAGAATCGCTGGAACAGAGGGACAAATCCGTAACGGACCTGACGGCACACTTCTGCTCCAAAATGGGGACGCGCAGGGCTGGCAAACCATTACACCCCCCCCACAAACAAAAAATCAGTACGATGAATTCATCGAGTGGATCGAAGGTGAAATCCCTGACCATCGCGGCAGTGGCGTTCAAGCACGCTACACGCTTGAAATCATGATGGCTATCTATGAATCTTTACGGATCAAGAACGTCGTCCAGATCCCGATGGAAACCAAGGAACTGCCGCTTGAGCTTATGGTTAACGACGGCACGCTGCCGGTCTTAGAAGAAGGACGATATGATTTGCGCAAACCCTTTGAAGGGCAAACGTGGAAAAAGCCGTAA
- a CDS encoding cytochrome bc complex cytochrome b subunit, translating into MQFLNERLPLAEFSAHLRKPLPKHINLLFSLGSLAMFLLLLQAATGAFLALYYSPSPEHAHNAVTYISEEVPFGSFVRGLHHWGASAMVIIVFLHLLRVVLYSSYKSPRELTWIVGVLLLLVVLGFGFTGYLLPWDEKAYWATVVGVEIASTAPILGDFVAKVLRGGTEIGAVTLSRFYALHTIWLPWLAFGLVGVHLFFVRYYGSSGTPENTPEEIKMGKPFYPDQVFEDVVGMLILFVALAAAALFMSVPLEDVADPTNASYDPRPEWYFLFLFQLLKYFQGPLEIVGTFVIPTVGMVLLLFLPFLDKSERAVLWKRPVALTVTTVCVVGIVGLTVLGASSPKLETTEATTTQEAPQPTEEVQEVSRPDTETVEVEEGEAVFDFQLTEEEIEGTEEGEAVFDFQLTEEELQ; encoded by the coding sequence ATGCAATTTCTCAACGAACGTCTCCCGTTAGCGGAGTTCTCCGCACATCTACGCAAACCTTTGCCGAAACACATCAATCTGCTTTTCTCACTGGGCAGTTTGGCAATGTTCCTGCTGCTGCTTCAGGCAGCGACGGGTGCGTTTCTGGCATTATATTATTCGCCTTCACCGGAGCATGCCCATAATGCGGTAACGTATATCAGCGAAGAGGTGCCGTTCGGGTCATTCGTGCGTGGGTTACACCATTGGGGTGCAAGTGCGATGGTTATCATCGTCTTTCTGCACCTGCTCCGTGTTGTGCTTTATAGTTCATACAAATCCCCACGTGAACTTACATGGATCGTCGGGGTTCTCCTGCTGTTAGTCGTCCTCGGCTTCGGATTCACGGGTTACCTTCTTCCGTGGGATGAGAAAGCGTATTGGGCGACGGTTGTCGGTGTCGAAATCGCCAGCACTGCCCCCATCTTAGGCGATTTTGTTGCGAAGGTCTTGCGCGGGGGAACTGAGATAGGTGCGGTGACACTGTCTCGATTTTACGCCCTCCATACAATCTGGTTGCCGTGGTTGGCTTTCGGCTTGGTCGGTGTGCACCTCTTCTTCGTCCGCTACTACGGTTCCTCGGGTACCCCAGAGAACACCCCAGAAGAGATAAAGATGGGTAAACCGTTCTATCCGGATCAGGTCTTTGAAGATGTTGTTGGTATGCTCATCCTCTTTGTTGCTTTGGCGGCCGCTGCGTTGTTCATGTCTGTGCCGCTTGAAGATGTCGCCGACCCAACGAATGCCAGTTATGATCCGCGACCCGAATGGTATTTCCTATTCCTGTTTCAACTGCTAAAGTATTTCCAAGGTCCTCTCGAAATTGTGGGGACGTTTGTAATCCCGACGGTTGGTATGGTGCTCCTGCTATTCCTCCCGTTCTTAGACAAAAGCGAACGCGCCGTCCTCTGGAAACGCCCCGTGGCACTGACGGTCACGACTGTCTGTGTTGTCGGAATTGTAGGGTTAACGGTGCTGGGTGCGAGTTCTCCAAAACTTGAAACAACAGAGGCCACCACAACCCAAGAGGCACCACAACCCACAGAGGAAGTTCAAGAAGTCAGCAGACCAGATACAGAGACAGTGGAAGTCGAGGAAGGGGAAGCGGTTTTCGATTTTCAGTTGACGGAAGAAGAAATTGAAGGAACGGAAGAAGGGGAAGCAGTTTTTGATTTTCAACTCACTGAAGAAGAACTGCAATAG
- a CDS encoding nitroreductase → MDVKDAILSRRTIFKFKPEPVPNDVIEQVFSYGIWAPNHHVTEPWRFTVIGEETKLILADRYREIKIEDTPDHVDAENLAKIGELAYEKFMSKPTIIAVSCIQEGDEQRRREDYAAACCAVQNVQLAAWDAGVGMQWSTGRITLEEQTYQLLGIDSSQEYIIGFFYTGYPADIGAPKRQPAGEFIRWVA, encoded by the coding sequence ATGGATGTTAAAGACGCGATTCTTTCACGACGCACGATTTTTAAGTTCAAACCGGAACCAGTGCCAAACGATGTCATCGAACAGGTTTTCAGTTACGGAATATGGGCACCGAATCACCATGTCACAGAGCCGTGGCGGTTCACAGTTATTGGCGAGGAGACGAAGTTGATCCTCGCAGACCGCTACCGAGAGATCAAGATAGAGGATACACCCGACCACGTTGATGCCGAAAATCTTGCCAAAATCGGTGAGTTGGCTTACGAGAAATTCATGTCCAAGCCGACGATTATCGCCGTTTCGTGCATACAAGAGGGTGATGAACAACGTCGACGGGAAGATTATGCTGCCGCCTGCTGTGCTGTGCAGAACGTCCAACTCGCCGCATGGGATGCTGGGGTCGGGATGCAGTGGAGCACCGGTAGAATCACGCTCGAAGAGCAGACGTATCAGTTGCTGGGAATTGATTCGTCACAGGAGTACATCATCGGCTTCTTCTACACGGGGTATCCCGCCGACATCGGCGCACCAAAGCGACAACCCGCAGGCGAGTTTATCCGCTGGGTGGCATGA
- a CDS encoding tetratricopeptide repeat protein — MCMCINNHVLIFPFIIIGFLTCLLFGCNPSDQTQQQNRELQRDVLRLRMGQALNPTDAEGYIQLGIAYRELGEYENAMESFQNAIALDDRHHHAYNNLGLVYADLGLFILAIETFHTALELSPGNPAFYNNLGYAYDMTDQFDEALAAFQNAIETEPTFADAYYNMASTYLHREMYQDAIQNYEAALEIEEGDADTYFNLGLAYEENGEFLRAIQSYEKGLSLDDSDVEAYYRLAQAYQKNDDPLMMRRYLEIFLERAKDIPYLQEQIRTAEKMLDR, encoded by the coding sequence ATGTGTATGTGTATCAATAATCATGTTTTAATTTTTCCTTTTATCATAATAGGGTTCTTAACCTGTTTGCTGTTTGGATGTAATCCTTCTGACCAAACACAGCAACAGAATCGGGAACTGCAACGCGATGTGTTAAGGCTCAGAATGGGGCAGGCACTCAATCCGACAGATGCGGAAGGGTATATTCAACTCGGTATAGCCTATCGTGAACTCGGTGAATATGAGAACGCTATGGAGTCTTTTCAAAATGCTATCGCACTTGATGATAGGCACCATCACGCCTATAACAACCTCGGTTTGGTTTACGCCGATCTCGGCTTGTTTATCCTTGCGATTGAGACGTTCCATACCGCGCTTGAGTTATCCCCGGGAAACCCCGCCTTCTACAATAATCTCGGCTATGCTTACGACATGACAGACCAGTTCGACGAGGCTCTTGCCGCCTTTCAAAACGCAATTGAAACAGAACCAACCTTTGCTGATGCCTACTACAATATGGCGAGTACTTACCTCCACCGCGAAATGTATCAGGATGCTATTCAAAATTACGAGGCAGCCCTTGAGATAGAGGAGGGCGATGCCGATACCTATTTTAACCTCGGTCTCGCTTACGAGGAGAATGGGGAATTTCTTCGCGCTATCCAATCCTATGAAAAAGGGTTGTCCCTTGATGACAGCGATGTAGAGGCTTATTATCGTCTCGCGCAAGCGTATCAAAAGAATGATGATCCGCTCATGATGCGTCGCTATCTGGAGATTTTCTTGGAACGCGCGAAGGATATTCCTTATCTTCAAGAACAGATCCGCACTGCCGAGAAGATGCTTGATAGGTAA
- a CDS encoding mandelate racemase/muconate lactonizing enzyme family protein: protein MADYEDKGSQIRVTNLEAFPMGVKAYVKIETNMGVTGWGEINNMETTVTCALARSLSELIIGENPTRIEHHWQRLFRAHRNIRGGGLMVHTISAIDMALWDIAGKLWGVPVYRLLGGPCRDKIWKYPSPKAIKTGPGGSKPFAGSPDEIADLVQRVRDAREKVGSDGAVMFDAHSCLPPPIVKQFASYLQPDDLLFLEEAWVPGNIEVMRKIRESVPVPLATGERDRTIWEVREILEAQVIDILQPDVGHGGGITQVKKVAALAEAHHVPIAPHCTMSYLGLTASLHLSAAVPFFLIHEGYENVLPDGVAHKTWEMDEEGYVSLPEGPGLGVTVDEAKVIEVGQEAGRRFTWPDSRLPDGSIADY from the coding sequence ATGGCAGATTATGAAGATAAAGGTTCGCAGATTCGAGTGACGAACCTTGAGGCTTTCCCGATGGGTGTGAAAGCCTACGTCAAGATTGAAACGAACATGGGTGTTACGGGATGGGGCGAGATCAACAATATGGAGACAACCGTTACCTGTGCGTTAGCGCGTTCGTTGTCCGAGTTGATTATCGGGGAAAACCCGACGCGCATTGAGCATCACTGGCAACGCTTGTTTCGCGCACACCGCAACATCCGGGGCGGCGGTTTGATGGTGCATACCATCTCCGCCATTGATATGGCACTGTGGGATATAGCCGGGAAACTCTGGGGCGTACCCGTCTATCGCTTGCTCGGGGGTCCCTGTCGCGATAAGATTTGGAAGTATCCGAGTCCGAAAGCGATTAAGACGGGGCCCGGCGGCTCTAAGCCGTTTGCTGGCAGCCCCGATGAGATCGCCGATCTCGTCCAACGCGTGCGGGATGCCCGAGAGAAAGTCGGTTCCGATGGCGCAGTGATGTTTGACGCACATAGTTGTCTGCCCCCGCCGATTGTCAAACAATTCGCGAGTTATCTCCAGCCGGACGACCTCCTTTTTTTAGAGGAGGCATGGGTTCCGGGGAATATTGAAGTGATGCGCAAAATCCGGGAATCCGTTCCTGTGCCGCTCGCTACAGGAGAGCGCGACCGCACAATATGGGAGGTCCGCGAAATCCTTGAAGCACAAGTGATTGACATCCTTCAGCCCGATGTTGGACACGGCGGCGGTATTACGCAAGTTAAGAAAGTTGCAGCACTCGCCGAGGCACATCACGTGCCAATCGCGCCACACTGCACGATGTCCTACCTCGGTCTCACTGCGAGTCTTCATTTATCCGCTGCTGTGCCGTTTTTCCTCATCCATGAGGGGTATGAGAACGTCCTTCCAGACGGCGTTGCCCACAAAACCTGGGAGATGGACGAAGAGGGCTACGTTTCACTTCCAGAAGGACCCGGCTTAGGGGTTACCGTTGATGAGGCAAAAGTGATTGAGGTCGGACAGGAAGCAGGCAGACGTTTCACGTGGCCCGATAGTAGGCTACCAGATGGCTCCATCGCGGATTATTAG
- a CDS encoding amidohydrolase family protein, whose product MIIDTHTHFYDPTRPEGVPWPNPDDDVLYRKVMPEDYKALAVPEGATGTVVVEASKWLEDNQWILDLAADEPFIVGFVGHLEPDDVDFEASLSRFSANPLFRGIRLGGGHLRAISDNTFLANIEKLAAKALTLDLLINPEMLSVLPTLVEHTPEMRIVINHIAGARISEQPPDPGWVSAIHEVARYPNIYCKVSGLAEHTGQIPAPTDVAYYTPTIDVLWDAFGEDRLIYGSNWPVSERFAPYKVVQQIVNDYFSAKGEAVKAKFFWQNAKAAYQLAI is encoded by the coding sequence ATGATTATTGATACACATACACATTTCTACGATCCAACGCGCCCCGAAGGTGTCCCGTGGCCAAATCCAGATGATGATGTGCTTTACCGAAAAGTGATGCCAGAAGATTACAAAGCACTCGCTGTTCCCGAAGGCGCGACAGGCACTGTCGTCGTTGAGGCGAGCAAATGGCTCGAGGACAACCAGTGGATTCTGGACCTCGCCGCAGATGAGCCTTTCATTGTGGGGTTCGTTGGACACTTAGAACCCGACGACGTAGATTTTGAAGCCTCCCTATCAAGGTTTTCTGCGAATCCACTCTTTCGCGGGATACGCCTCGGCGGGGGACACCTACGTGCCATCAGTGACAACACGTTCTTAGCTAATATTGAAAAATTGGCAGCGAAAGCACTCACCTTGGACCTGTTGATTAATCCTGAGATGCTATCAGTTTTACCAACCTTAGTTGAACATACACCAGAGATGCGTATTGTCATCAACCACATCGCAGGTGCGCGAATATCAGAACAGCCCCCCGACCCAGGGTGGGTTTCCGCAATCCATGAAGTGGCTCGCTACCCAAACATCTATTGCAAAGTATCCGGACTCGCAGAACACACTGGGCAAATCCCTGCCCCTACGGATGTCGCCTATTACACCCCAACGATAGATGTGTTATGGGATGCATTCGGTGAGGATAGGCTCATCTACGGGAGTAATTGGCCCGTATCTGAACGCTTCGCGCCGTATAAAGTCGTGCAACAGATTGTGAACGACTACTTCAGTGCGAAAGGTGAGGCAGTCAAAGCGAAGTTCTTTTGGCAGAATGCCAAGGCAGCGTACCAGTTAGCCATTTAG
- a CDS encoding sigma-70 family RNA polymerase sigma factor, whose amino-acid sequence MQTENLTNLSDAILLTRIQNGDNDALGVLIKKYERLLRTIIHYEIHNVEEESDIYQETVLAIVRRVRRQADDIVSVEQWVKQIARSKCKAFLADAKKRGLIREAADERYMGVSEQEVSKRVRQYHLDERVYEIREIVEGLGSIYIEVFELWERGLTEAGSAAMLKISPNTVKSRRNKIRKVVRERLGVPLTLKKAK is encoded by the coding sequence ATGCAGACAGAAAACCTCACAAATCTTTCGGATGCAATATTGCTGACGCGGATTCAGAACGGAGATAATGACGCACTTGGGGTTCTCATAAAGAAATATGAGCGGCTCCTCAGGACCATCATCCATTATGAAATCCACAATGTCGAGGAAGAATCGGATATCTATCAAGAGACCGTCCTCGCGATTGTGCGACGCGTCCGCCGACAAGCAGATGATATAGTATCCGTGGAACAGTGGGTGAAACAGATAGCGCGTAGTAAATGCAAAGCGTTCCTTGCGGATGCCAAAAAACGCGGACTCATCAGGGAAGCTGCTGACGAACGCTACATGGGTGTCTCTGAACAGGAAGTGAGCAAACGTGTTCGTCAGTATCACTTGGATGAACGTGTCTATGAAATTCGGGAGATAGTTGAGGGGTTGGGCTCCATTTACATAGAAGTCTTTGAGTTGTGGGAGCGGGGGCTGACGGAGGCTGGATCAGCAGCCATGCTAAAGATCTCGCCAAACACCGTGAAGTCTCGACGGAACAAGATACGAAAAGTAGTGCGTGAGCGTCTCGGTGTGCCACTTACGCTCAAAAAAGCAAAGTGA